The Campylobacter concisus genome has a window encoding:
- the rpoB gene encoding DNA-directed RNA polymerase subunit beta: MLNSLYSGNRLRVDFSNVVKEIDVPNLLQLQKKSFDNFLNLNNNQTESGIEKVFKSIFPIHDPQNRLTLEYVSSEIGKPKYTIRECIERGLTYSVNLKMKIRLIVHEKDDKTGDKVGVKDIKEQEIFIREIPLMTDRISFIINGVERVVVNQLHRSPGVIFKQEESATVANKLIYTAQIIPDRGSWLHFEYDTKDILYVRINKRRKVPVTILFRALGYKKQDIIKLFYPIQNLVIKNNKFLTLFNPEDYLGRVEYDIKNEDGEILHQAGKRLTKKKADKLIEDGVKFVEYPIEALIGRYLANPVINTESGEILYDTLSALDENKLAKILAEHESIEIINNSAAGVDDAIINSFIADNDMLKVLKQTEGVDDENDLAAIRIYKVMRPGEPVVKEAAKSFVNDILFNPERYDLTKVGRMKMNHKLSLDVPEYVTLLTSEDIIKTAKYLIKVKNGQGHIDDRDHLGNRRIRSIGELLASELHLGFVKMQKAIRDKFTSLSNNTDEIMPYDLINPKMITATIMEFFTGGQLSQFMDQTNPLSEVTHKRRLSALGEGGLVKERAGFEVRDVHPTHYGRICPVETPEGQNIGLINTLSTYAKVNDLGFVEAPYKRVVDGKVTDEIVYLTATQEEGNVIAPASTKLDENGHIVEDLIEVRKEGEMMLARREDVTLIDLCSGMIAGVAASLIPFLEHDDANRALMGSNMQRQAVPLLRSTAPIVGTGMESVIARDAWESVKAKRGGVVEKVDNKNIFILGEDEAGPYIDHYSLEKNLRTNQNTTFSQHPIVKKGDEIVANQIIADGPSMEKGELAIGKNALIAFMPWNGYNYEDAIVISEKMIREDAFTSVHIYEKEIEARELKDGVEEITKDIPNVKEEELMHLDESGIVKIGTEIKPGMILVGKVSPKGEVKPTPEERLLRAIFGEKAGHVVNKSLYASASMEGVVVDVKIFTKKGYEKDSRTNKAYEEEKTLLEKEHHDRLLMLDREEMLKVTALLSKNPLASDQEVNKKEYKKGSKINKADFENINRFTLNAIVKSFSKDIQKKYDELKNYFQNEKKKLKEEHDAKIEILEKDDILPSGVVKLVKVYIATKRKLKVGDKMAGRHGNKGIVSNIVREVDMPYLPSGQIVDIVLNPLGVPSRMNIGQILESHLGLVGYRLGEQINEIFETKKGEWIKELRAKMIEIASVAKLMDAKKALGKMSDEKLLEYAKDWSNGVRFATPIFEGVKADEFAKLFEMAKIDSDGKTELYDGRTGSKIRERVNVGCMYMLKLHHLVDEKVHARSTGPYSLVTQQPVGGKALFGGQRFGEMEVWALEAYGAAHTLREMLTVKSDDVEGRLSAYKALTRGENVPETGIPETFFVLTNELKSLALDVEVYDEDETNETN, from the coding sequence ATGTTAAATAGCTTATACTCAGGAAATCGTCTTAGAGTTGACTTCTCTAATGTCGTTAAAGAGATAGACGTTCCGAACCTACTACAACTACAAAAAAAGAGCTTTGATAATTTTTTAAATCTAAATAACAATCAGACAGAAAGCGGTATCGAAAAAGTTTTTAAGTCGATTTTCCCTATACATGATCCGCAAAATCGTTTGACTTTAGAATATGTTAGCTCAGAGATTGGAAAACCAAAATATACAATTAGAGAGTGTATAGAAAGAGGTCTTACATACTCTGTAAATTTAAAAATGAAAATACGCCTTATTGTCCATGAAAAAGACGATAAGACTGGTGATAAAGTTGGCGTTAAAGATATAAAAGAGCAAGAAATTTTTATACGTGAAATTCCGTTGATGACAGATAGAATTTCATTTATTATAAATGGCGTTGAGCGTGTTGTTGTAAATCAACTTCATAGAAGCCCTGGCGTTATCTTTAAACAAGAGGAGAGTGCAACTGTTGCAAATAAACTTATCTATACAGCTCAAATAATCCCAGATCGCGGATCTTGGTTGCACTTTGAATATGATACAAAAGATATTTTATATGTCAGGATAAATAAGCGCAGAAAAGTGCCTGTAACTATCTTGTTTAGGGCATTAGGATATAAAAAGCAAGACATTATTAAGCTATTTTATCCGATACAAAATTTGGTTATTAAAAATAATAAATTTTTAACTCTTTTCAATCCAGAGGATTATCTAGGAAGAGTTGAGTATGATATAAAAAATGAAGATGGAGAGATTCTTCACCAAGCTGGCAAGCGTCTAACAAAGAAAAAAGCTGATAAATTAATCGAAGATGGCGTTAAATTTGTCGAGTATCCGATCGAAGCACTTATAGGTAGATATTTGGCAAACCCTGTGATAAACACAGAAAGTGGCGAAATTTTATATGACACACTATCTGCTCTTGATGAGAATAAACTTGCAAAAATTTTAGCTGAGCATGAAAGTATCGAGATCATAAACAACTCTGCTGCCGGTGTTGACGACGCTATCATAAATTCATTTATCGCTGACAACGATATGCTTAAAGTTTTAAAACAAACTGAGGGCGTTGATGATGAAAATGATCTTGCTGCGATTAGAATTTACAAGGTCATGAGACCTGGCGAGCCGGTAGTTAAAGAGGCTGCAAAAAGCTTTGTAAATGATATATTGTTTAACCCTGAAAGATATGACCTAACAAAAGTTGGTCGTATGAAGATGAACCACAAGCTCTCGCTTGATGTGCCAGAGTATGTTACCTTGCTAACTAGTGAAGATATCATCAAAACTGCAAAATATCTTATAAAAGTTAAAAATGGACAAGGTCACATTGACGACCGCGATCACCTTGGTAACCGCCGTATAAGATCTATCGGTGAGCTACTTGCTAGTGAGCTACACCTTGGTTTTGTTAAGATGCAAAAGGCTATCCGTGATAAATTTACAAGCCTGAGCAACAATACTGACGAGATCATGCCGTATGATCTTATCAATCCAAAAATGATCACAGCGACAATTATGGAATTTTTCACTGGCGGTCAGCTAAGTCAGTTTATGGATCAGACAAACCCACTTAGTGAGGTTACACACAAGCGCCGTCTATCTGCACTTGGCGAGGGTGGCTTAGTAAAAGAGCGTGCCGGCTTTGAGGTGCGTGACGTTCACCCAACTCACTACGGCAGAATTTGTCCGGTTGAGACCCCAGAAGGTCAAAATATCGGTCTTATAAACACTCTTTCAACTTATGCAAAAGTAAATGACCTTGGCTTTGTTGAAGCGCCATATAAAAGGGTTGTCGATGGCAAGGTGACTGATGAGATAGTCTATCTAACTGCAACTCAAGAAGAGGGCAATGTTATCGCTCCAGCATCAACTAAACTTGATGAAAACGGACATATCGTTGAGGACTTGATCGAGGTTAGAAAAGAGGGCGAGATGATGCTTGCTCGTAGAGAAGATGTTACCTTGATCGACCTTTGCTCTGGTATGATAGCTGGTGTTGCAGCTTCACTTATCCCATTCCTAGAGCACGACGACGCTAACCGTGCGCTTATGGGTTCTAACATGCAGCGTCAAGCTGTGCCACTACTTCGTTCAACTGCCCCTATCGTTGGAACAGGTATGGAGAGTGTTATTGCAAGAGATGCTTGGGAGAGTGTAAAAGCAAAACGAGGCGGCGTGGTTGAAAAGGTTGATAATAAAAACATCTTTATCCTTGGTGAAGATGAAGCTGGTCCATATATCGATCACTACTCTTTAGAGAAAAATTTAAGAACAAACCAGAATACGACATTTTCACAACACCCGATCGTTAAAAAAGGTGATGAGATCGTTGCTAATCAAATCATAGCTGATGGTCCAAGTATGGAAAAAGGCGAGCTAGCTATCGGTAAAAACGCGCTAATCGCATTTATGCCTTGGAACGGATACAACTACGAGGACGCGATCGTTATTAGTGAAAAAATGATACGTGAAGATGCCTTTACAAGCGTTCATATCTACGAAAAAGAGATTGAGGCTCGTGAGCTAAAAGACGGCGTTGAAGAGATAACAAAAGATATACCAAACGTCAAAGAAGAGGAGCTTATGCACCTTGATGAAAGCGGTATCGTTAAAATCGGTACAGAGATCAAGCCTGGCATGATCCTTGTTGGCAAAGTATCTCCAAAAGGCGAGGTTAAGCCAACTCCAGAAGAAAGACTACTACGTGCGATCTTTGGTGAAAAAGCTGGTCACGTGGTAAATAAATCGCTCTATGCTTCTGCTTCAATGGAAGGCGTGGTTGTTGATGTTAAAATTTTCACTAAAAAAGGCTATGAAAAAGATAGCAGAACAAACAAGGCTTATGAAGAAGAGAAGACACTTTTAGAAAAAGAGCACCACGATAGACTGCTTATGCTAGACCGTGAAGAGATGCTAAAAGTTACAGCACTTCTTTCTAAAAACCCGCTAGCGAGCGATCAAGAGGTAAATAAAAAAGAGTATAAAAAAGGCTCAAAGATCAACAAAGCTGACTTTGAGAATATCAATAGATTTACCCTAAATGCTATCGTAAAGAGCTTTTCAAAAGATATTCAAAAGAAATATGATGAGCTAAAAAATTACTTCCAAAATGAGAAGAAAAAGCTCAAAGAAGAGCACGACGCTAAGATAGAAATTTTAGAAAAAGATGACATTTTACCAAGCGGCGTTGTAAAACTTGTAAAAGTTTATATAGCTACAAAACGCAAACTAAAAGTTGGCGATAAGATGGCTGGACGTCACGGTAACAAAGGTATCGTTTCAAATATAGTAAGAGAAGTCGATATGCCGTATCTTCCAAGCGGTCAGATCGTTGATATAGTGCTAAACCCACTAGGCGTTCCAAGCCGTATGAACATCGGTCAAATTTTGGAGAGCCACCTTGGTCTTGTTGGCTACCGCTTAGGCGAGCAGATCAATGAAATTTTTGAGACCAAAAAAGGCGAGTGGATAAAAGAGCTAAGAGCTAAGATGATAGAGATCGCAAGCGTCGCTAAGCTAATGGACGCTAAAAAAGCTCTTGGTAAGATGAGCGATGAGAAGCTTCTTGAGTATGCAAAAGATTGGAGCAATGGCGTAAGATTTGCAACTCCGATTTTTGAAGGCGTTAAAGCTGACGAATTTGCAAAACTATTTGAGATGGCAAAGATAGATAGCGACGGCAAAACTGAGCTATATGACGGACGCACAGGCTCAAAGATAAGAGAACGCGTTAATGTTGGTTGTATGTATATGCTAAAACTTCACCACTTGGTTGATGAAAAAGTTCACGCAAGAAGTACTGGACCATACAGCCTTGTTACACAACAACCAGTCGGTGGTAAGGCGCTATTTGGTGGTCAAAGGTTTGGTGAGATGGAGGTTTGGGCACTTGAGGCTTATGGTGCTGCTCATACACTAAGAGAGATGCTAACTGTAAAATCAGACGATGTTGAGGGAAGACTCTCTGCTTACAAAGCTTTAACAAGAGGTGAAAACGTTCCTGAGACTGGTATCCCTGAGACGTTCTTTGTTCTAACAAACGAGCTAAAATCACTAGCTCTTGATGTGGAAGTATATGATGAGGATGAGACAAATGAAACTAACTAA
- the rplL gene encoding 50S ribosomal protein L7/L12, giving the protein MAITKEDVLEFISNLSVLELSELVKEFEEKFGVSAAPVMVAGGAVAAGGAAAAEEKTEFNIVLVDSGDKKINVIKVVRALTGLGLKEAKDAVEGTPSVLKEGVSKDEAEAAKKELEEAGAKVELK; this is encoded by the coding sequence ATGGCAATTACAAAAGAAGACGTATTAGAGTTTATATCTAATCTTTCTGTACTTGAACTTAGCGAACTTGTAAAAGAGTTTGAAGAGAAATTTGGTGTTAGCGCAGCTCCTGTAATGGTAGCTGGTGGTGCAGTTGCTGCTGGTGGTGCAGCTGCTGCTGAAGAGAAAACAGAATTTAACATCGTTCTTGTTGATTCTGGTGATAAGAAAATCAACGTTATTAAGGTTGTTAGAGCACTTACAGGTCTTGGTCTTAAAGAGGCTAAAGACGCAGTTGAAGGAACTCCATCTGTTCTTAAAGAAGGCGTTAGCAAAGACGAAGCTGAAGCAGCTAAAAAAGAGCTTGAAGAGGCTGGTGCTAAGGTTGAACTTAAATAA
- the rpmG gene encoding 50S ribosomal protein L33: MRIKIGLKCSECGDINYTTTKNSKTTTDKVELKKYCPRLKKHTVHKEVKLKS, translated from the coding sequence ATGAGAATTAAAATCGGTTTAAAATGCTCTGAGTGTGGTGATATCAATTATACTACTACAAAAAACAGTAAAACCACTACAGATAAGGTTGAGCTCAAAAAATATTGCCCAAGATTAAAAAAACATACTGTTCATAAAGAAGTTAAGTTAAAAAGCTAA
- the nusG gene encoding transcription termination/antitermination protein NusG, which translates to MMSHKWYAIQTYAGSEMAVKRGIENLVRDHGIEDQLKEVIVPTEDVIEIKNGKQKINERTLYPGYAFACLDLDTALWHKIQSLPKVGRFIGEAKKPTPLTEKDINTILEKVQKRAAPKPKIFFEDGESVRITEGPFANFTGIVEEYDMIHGKLRLNVSIFGRSTPVDILYSQVEKII; encoded by the coding sequence ATAATGTCACATAAATGGTATGCTATACAAACTTACGCTGGTAGCGAAATGGCAGTAAAAAGAGGAATTGAAAATTTAGTTAGAGATCATGGTATCGAAGATCAACTAAAAGAAGTTATCGTTCCTACAGAAGACGTAATAGAGATAAAAAACGGTAAGCAAAAAATTAATGAAAGAACTCTTTACCCTGGATATGCTTTTGCATGTTTAGATCTTGATACAGCTCTTTGGCATAAGATTCAGTCTTTGCCAAAGGTTGGACGTTTTATCGGTGAGGCTAAAAAGCCTACACCGTTGACTGAAAAAGATATAAATACTATCTTGGAGAAAGTTCAAAAAAGAGCGGCACCAAAACCTAAAATATTTTTTGAGGATGGTGAAAGCGTTCGCATAACAGAAGGTCCTTTTGCTAACTTTACAGGTATCGTTGAAGAATACGATATGATACATGGTAAGCTTAGACTCAATGTTTCTATTTTTGGTAGAAGTACCCCTGTTGATATTTTGTATTCACAAGTTGAGAAGATAATTTAA
- the rplK gene encoding 50S ribosomal protein L11 — protein MAKKVIGEIKLQIAATKANPSPPVGPALGQKGVNIMEFCKAFNEKTKDMVGFNIPVVITVYADKSFTFITKQPPATDLIKKAAGITKGTDNPLKNKVGKLTKAQVLEIVEKKLVDLNTNDKEQAAKIIAGSARSMGVEVVD, from the coding sequence ATGGCTAAAAAAGTTATAGGTGAAATAAAATTACAAATTGCCGCAACAAAAGCAAATCCTAGCCCGCCAGTTGGTCCAGCATTAGGACAAAAGGGCGTTAATATTATGGAATTTTGTAAAGCCTTTAATGAAAAAACAAAAGATATGGTTGGATTTAATATCCCAGTTGTTATTACTGTTTATGCTGATAAAAGTTTTACATTTATCACAAAGCAACCACCTGCTACGGACCTTATTAAAAAGGCTGCAGGTATAACAAAAGGAACAGATAATCCTTTAAAAAATAAGGTAGGTAAATTGACAAAAGCTCAAGTTTTAGAAATTGTTGAGAAAAAACTTGTTGATTTAAATACAAATGATAAAGAGCAAGCAGCTAAGATTATTGCTGGTTCAGCTCGTTCAATGGGTGTCGAAGTAGTAGACTAA
- the secE gene encoding preprotein translocase subunit SecE, whose protein sequence is MEKFINYIKLSKLEIMKVIFPTKEQIRNAFIAVFIVVAVVSLFLALVDVIMSFVLSKVI, encoded by the coding sequence ATGGAAAAATTTATAAATTATATAAAGCTATCTAAATTGGAAATAATGAAAGTTATCTTTCCTACTAAAGAACAAATTAGAAATGCTTTTATTGCAGTTTTTATCGTGGTCGCTGTTGTTTCACTTTTTTTAGCTCTTGTTGATGTTATTATGTCCTTTGTTCTTTCTAAAGTTATATAG
- the rplA gene encoding 50S ribosomal protein L1, producing the protein MGKTSKRFQELLKKVEQDKIYNLSEAIDTVKTLASAKFNETVEIALKLNVDPRHADQMVRGSVVLPAGTGKVVRVAVIAKDAKADEAKAAGADMVGADDLVEDIQKGIMNFDVLIATPNLMGLVGKVGRILGPKGLMPNPKTGTVTMDVAQAVNNAKSGQVNFRVDKQGNIHAGLGKVNFTKEQLNENISTFIKAINKHKPATAKGRYVKNASLSLTMSPSVTLDTQEVMDLK; encoded by the coding sequence ATGGGAAAAACTAGTAAGAGATTTCAAGAATTGCTCAAAAAAGTAGAGCAAGATAAAATTTATAACCTTAGCGAGGCTATCGATACAGTTAAAACTCTAGCTTCTGCTAAATTTAATGAGACAGTTGAGATTGCGTTAAAATTAAACGTTGATCCAAGACATGCAGATCAAATGGTTCGTGGTTCTGTTGTTTTGCCAGCTGGTACAGGCAAAGTTGTAAGAGTTGCTGTTATAGCAAAAGACGCTAAAGCTGATGAGGCAAAAGCTGCTGGAGCTGACATGGTTGGTGCTGATGATCTAGTTGAGGATATCCAAAAGGGTATAATGAACTTCGATGTTCTTATAGCTACTCCAAATTTAATGGGTCTTGTAGGTAAAGTTGGTAGAATTTTAGGACCTAAAGGTTTAATGCCAAATCCAAAAACTGGAACAGTTACAATGGATGTTGCACAAGCTGTTAATAATGCAAAAAGTGGACAAGTAAATTTCCGTGTTGATAAGCAAGGAAATATACATGCAGGTCTTGGCAAGGTCAATTTTACTAAAGAACAATTAAATGAAAATATTTCAACATTTATTAAAGCTATTAATAAACATAAACCTGCGACTGCAAAAGGTAGATATGTAAAAAATGCTTCATTGTCTTTAACAATGAGCCCTTCTGTAACTCTTGATACTCAAGAAGTTATGGATTTAAAATAA
- the rplJ gene encoding 50S ribosomal protein L10, translated as MTRNEKTEVVAKLESEFKTAEAIVVCDYRGLSVKKLEVLRNSAKEQNVKVQVIKNTLANIALKNSDKVGMELKDTNIYLWSEDQLAVTKVAAKFEESNSDLFKIKTAYIDGEVASVDKVKALSKMPSRDELIAMLLQVWNAPIQNFTIGLNALKEKKEQSA; from the coding sequence GTGACACGTAACGAAAAAACTGAAGTTGTTGCAAAATTAGAGAGTGAATTTAAAACTGCTGAAGCTATTGTAGTTTGTGACTATCGTGGTCTTTCAGTTAAAAAACTTGAAGTTTTAAGAAATTCTGCTAAAGAACAAAATGTAAAAGTTCAAGTTATTAAAAATACTCTTGCGAATATTGCTCTTAAAAATTCTGATAAAGTCGGAATGGAACTCAAAGATACAAACATCTATCTTTGGAGTGAAGATCAGTTAGCAGTAACTAAAGTAGCCGCAAAATTTGAAGAGTCAAATTCTGATCTTTTCAAAATTAAAACAGCTTATATTGATGGCGAAGTTGCAAGCGTTGATAAAGTTAAAGCTCTATCTAAAATGCCTAGCCGTGATGAGCTTATTGCGATGCTTTTGCAAGTTTGGAATGCGCCAATTCAAAATTTCACAATTGGTTTGAATGCGCTTAAAGAGAAAAAAGAACAATCAGCTTAA